A single window of Aspergillus flavus chromosome 4, complete sequence DNA harbors:
- a CDS encoding nucleoside diphosphate kinase — protein sequence MSDEQTFIAIKPDGVQRGLVGPIISRFENRGFKLAALKLCSPSKEHLEQHYADLSSKPFFPGLVSYMLSGPIVAMVWEGREVVKTGRTILGATNPLASAPGTIRGDFAIDVGRNVCHGSDSVENAKKEIALWFKPEELQKYKHSQFDWIYEKA from the exons ATGTCCGACGAGCAGAC CTTCATTGCCATCAAGCCCGACGGTGTCCAG CGCGGACTCGTTGGCCCCATTATCTCTCGCTTTGAGAACCGTGG CTTTAAGCTTGCTGCCCTGAAGCTCTGCTCCCCCTCCAAGGAGCACCTCGAGCAGCACTATGCTGACCTCAGCTCCAAGCCTTTCTTCCCCGGCCTCGTCTCCT ACATGCTGAGCGGCCCCATCGTCGCCATGGTCTGGGAGGGCCGTGAGGTCGTCAAGACCGGCCGCA CCATCCTTGGTGCCACCAACCCTCTTGCCTCCGCCCCTGGCACCATCCGTGGTGACTTCGCCATT GATGTTGGCCGCAACGTTTGCCACGGCTCCGACAGCGTCGAGAACgccaagaaggagattgCCCTCTGGTTCAAGCCTGAGGAGCTCCAGAAGTACAAGCACAGCCAGTTTGACTGGATCTACGAGAAGGCCTAA
- a CDS encoding methylenetetrahydrofolate reductase — MGMFPFPLIGGPVKLRPKPFPPRWISPQSSLFNYHLSRNFAGTDSGIKMEKITDKIAALPPDANYFSLEFFPPKTQMGFANLQARLERMAQALRPLFVTVTWGAGGSTAQRSLELAEICQRQLQLTTCLHLTCTNMSRALVDEALEEAKVLGIRNILALRGDPPRSEEYNMHGEDDSNRDFTFAVDLVRYIRQKHGDYFCLGVAAYPEGHPVDSFQDVQDPKTDLPYLVEKTQAGADFIMTQLTYDIEAYTRFENMLRNHESGAFKTIPIIPGLMPIHSYKILTRVTKLSHVQIPPQILAKLEEVKHDDDSVKRIGVDIISSLVDGMRDIPCPGLRGFHFYTLNLEKTVSFILERCDLIPPYSEDFDAIEEGGDISAMDGAHLRSLTRRRASSINSLPHNRVIVDKLHASEVSSKASVSHEAPATSAGMPAMPPDRSTTLQISEGLGALGREATWDDFPNGRWGDARSPAFGEIDGYGPSLHVPPAVAHRIWGFPVSHEDISALFHRHVSGELHMVPWSEGGAEEGSSGLNAETEVIRPELLQLIDGNGWWTLASQPAVNGVRSDDPIYGWGPPREGFVFQKPFVEFFCPSKDYHSILKPLLQKHGHEKLAWFAANVKGDFESSLPAQTSDADPIEMNPNNVNCVTWGVFRGKEIVTPTIIEEVSFRAWGDEAFRIWDEWRRIYPRNSATERFLNDIKDDVWLVCVVGQDFGAGTEMGSEEEEDEKKFMWRVLLNAKK, encoded by the exons ATGGGCATGTTTCCCTTTCCGTTAATCGGAGGGCCCGTTAAACTCCGGCCCAAACCTTTCCCTCCCCGATGGATATCGCCCCAGTCATCCCTCTTCAACTACCACCTTTCCCGTAACTTCGCCGGAACAGATTCTGGGAtcaagatggagaagatcacGGACAAGATAGCGGCTTTGCCGCCGGACGCAAACTACTTCTCTTTGGAGTTCTTCCCTCCAAAGACTCAGATG GGTTTCGCCAACCTTCAAGCCCGCCTGGAACGCATGGCACAAGCTTTGCGACCATTGTTTGTCACTGTCACCTGGGGCGCTGGAGGAAGCACTGCACAAAGATCTCTGGAGCTGGCGGAAATCTGCCAGCGCCAGTTGCAATTGACAACATGTTTACATCTTACATGCACCAACATGAGTCGGGCCTTGGTAGATGAGGCACTAGAGGAGGCCAAAGTATTGGGAATTCGCAATATTCTGGCTCTTCGTGGTGATCCGCCGCGCAGTGAGGAATACAACATGCATGGAGAAGACGACAGCAACAGGGACTTTACGTTTGCCGTAGATCTAGTACGGTACATTCGTCAAAAGCATGGTGATTACTTTTGTCTAGGTGTGGCTGCCTACCCAGAAGGTCACCCAGTCGATTCCTTCCAAGACGTCCAGGATCCCAAGACAGACCTTCCATATCTAGTAGAGAAGACTCAGGCGGGTGCAGACTTCATAATGACTCAGTTGACGTATGATATTGAGGCATACACCAGGTTTGAGAATATGCTACGGAACCATGAATCGGGCGCATTCAAGACCATTCCTATCATTCCTGGCTTGATGCCAATCCATAGCTACAAGATCTTGACGAGGGTGACAAAACTCAGCCATGTCCAAATTCCGCCTCAGATCCTCGCGAAGCTAGAAGAAGTTAAACACGACGATGATTCTGTGAAACGCATTGGTGTGGATATAATCAGCAGTCTTGTGGATGGCATGAGGGATATCCCCTGTCCTGGACTCCGAGGGTTCCACTTCTATACACTGAACCTTGAAAAGACGGTGTCTTTTATCCTTGAACGCTGTGACCTTATCCCTCCTTATTCTGAAGATTTCGATGCAATCGAAGAGGGAGGTGATATCTCTGCGATGGACGGGGCTCATCTACGCTCTTTAACCAGGAGAAGGGCTTCGTCTATTAATTCCCTTCCCCATAATCGGGTCATTGTAGACAAACTACATGCATCTGAAGTGTCATCAAAAGCCTCCGTTTCTCATGAGGCCCCTGCTACTAGTGCTGGAATGCCTGCGATGCCACCAGATCGCAGTACAACTCTTCAGATTTCCGAAGGCCTAGGTGCACTTGGTAGGGAAGCTACGTGGGACGACTTCCCCAACGGTCGCTGGGGTGACGCTCGTTCGCCGGCATTCGGTGAGATTGATGGCTATGGCCCATCATTACACGTTCCTCCTGCAGTTGCTCACAGGATCTGGGGTTTCCCTGTGTCGCATGAGGACATCAGCGCTCTCTTCCACCGCCACGTCTCGGGTGAACTGCATATGGTTCCATGGTCAGAAGGCGGTGCTGAAGAAGGTAGCTCTGGCTTGAACGCAGAAACAGAAGTCATTCGCCCGGAGCTTCTGCAACTCATTGATGGTAATGGCTGGTGGACTTTGGCATCTCAGCCAGCTGTGAACGGCGTTCGTAGCGATGACCCTATCTACGGCTGGGGTCCCCCTCGCGAAGGATTTGTTTTCCAGAAACCATTCGTTGAGTTTTTCTGTCCCAGCAAAGACTACCACTCAATACTCAAGCCACTACTTCAGAAGCACGGTCATGAGAAACTTGCCTGGTTCGCCGCCAACGTTAAGGGTGACTTCGAATCGTCTCTGCCGGCCCAAACCTCCGATGCTGATCCCATCGAAATGAACCCGAACAACGTCAACTGCGTGACATGGGGTGTCTTTCGTGGAAAAGAAATCGTCACCCCCACTATCATTGAAGAGGTCAGTTTCCGCGCTTGGGGTGACGAGGCGTTTCGGATATGGGATGAATGGCGCCGCATCTACCCCCGTAACTCCGCAACCGAACGCTTCCTCAATGATATCAAGGACGATGTTTGGCTCGTCTGCGTTGTCGGGCAGGACTTTGGAGCGGGCACCGAGATGGGatcggaggaagaggaggatgagaagaaattTATGTGGAGGGTGCTATTGAACGCAAAAAAATAA
- a CDS encoding tRNA-guanine transglycosylase family protein (queuine-tRNA ribosyltransferase) gives MGSDASQRPPNDMVNFGLLNSATASTLAPRLGKLAIAGRNAILTPHYIPLTSRGTVPHIAHDVMREQTAISGLYFGLEDFIEKLQKKGCPPVYKTPAAPNESPLRNFVCLPEDPVLVLGPRRVPPLACPASNTPNSIAVLTTVGFAQLETGQYVEAVQKMRPDIAVGLADLVLTHRPGTKRQGKMVDRTHAFTTYSTEQLYGDAVSEENRSKTAYFAPILPLDNAQQTLYLEDLEDELRRYISGLALYESASLSVVPESLGDLPRLLFSEPATPHDILREVSLGADLLTIPFLGDTSDAGMALDFVFPPPSDAPATEPKPLAIDLWAPTFTTDTAPLQEACQCYTCRNHHRAYIHHLLSAKEMLAWSLLQLHNLHTMDSFFAKIRESIEQGTFESDVQRFQRTYAPQLPEKTGEGPRVRGYQAPSRGPNEPRRNPRAYGRLDIIEKFAESQSSVATPDTGAEGLEEHGFAKKLSS, from the exons ATGGGTTCTGATGCTTCACAACGGCCTCCGAATGATATGGTCAATTTTGGTCTTTTAAATTCCGCTACTGCGTCAACATTAGCCCCGCGATTGGGCAAGCTGGCAATCGCGGGCAGGAATGCTATCCTTACGCCGCACTACATCCCATTGACGTCGCGGGGAACTGTACCACATATCGCGCACGATGTCATGCGCGAGCAGACTGCAATTAGCGGTTTGTATTTTGGTCTAGAAGATT TCATAGAAAAGCTGCAGAAGAAAGGATGCCCACCGGTCTACAAGACGCCAGCTGCACCGAATGAGTCGCCCCTGCGCAACTTTGTTTGCCTCCCCGAAGATCCTGTACTGGTTTTGGGCCCACGTCGCGTGCCTCCGCTCGCCTGTCCCGCATCGAATACGCCAAACTCGATTGCTGTGCTCACCACCGTTGGATTCGCACAACTGGAGACTGGTCAATATGTCGAAGCCGTGCAGAAAATGCGTCCAGATATTGCAGTGGGTTTGGCCGATTTGGTCTTGACCCATCGGCCTGGGACGAAGAGACAAGGGAAGATGGTGGATAGGACTCATGCGTTTACTACGTATTCTACGGAGCAGCTTTATGGGGATGCGGTCTCAGAGGAGAATCGCTCGAAGACAGCTTACTTTGCTCCCATACTACCATTGGACAATGCGCAGCAGACACTGTATTTGGAAGACCTGGAAGACGAACTCCGAAGGTACATTTCCGGTCTTGCGTTGTATGAGTCGGCATCGCTGTCTGTCGTTCCCGAATCTTTAGGAGATCTTCCCCGGTTGCTCTTCAGTGAACCAGCTACTCCACATGACATCTTGCGCGAAGTCTCCCTTGGCGCTGACCTTCTAACAATTCCGTTCTTGGGTGACACCTCGGATGCTGGCATGGCCTTGGACTTTGTCTTTCCGCCACCATCTGATGCCCCTGCCACAGAACCCAAACCGTTGGCGATTGATCTATGGGCGCCTACTTTCACAACAGACACAGCGCCGCTCCAAGAAGCATGCCAGTGCTATACGTGCCGAAATCATCATCGCGCATATATTCACCATCTTCTGTCGGCGAAGGAAATGCTGGCTTGGTctctcctccaactccacaATCTCCACACGATGGATAGTTTCTTCGCGAAGATCAGAGAAAGTATCGAACAGGGTACTTTCGAGTCGGATGTTCAAAGATTCCAGCGCACCTATGCCCCTCAGCTACCTGAAAAAACAGGCGAGGGCCCAAG AGTCCGTGGCTACCAGGCCCCAAGCAGGGGACCAAATGAACCTCGCCGCAACCCTCGCGCATATGGTCGCTTGGACATCATAGAAAAGTTTGCCGAATCGCAATCCTCCGTCGCTACCCCGGACACGGGAGCCGAGGGGCTTGAGGAACATGGGTTTGCCAAGAAGCTGTCTTCCTAA
- a CDS encoding thymidylate kinase, translating to MSENTISGGTRGALIVVEGLDRAGKSSQCENLRDYLQESGHSVKYVRFPDRTTAIGKLIDSYLRGQSQLDDHSIHLLFSANRWEIAKVIEEDIAKGITVIVDRYSYSGAVYSAAKGIPTLSLGWAWQPEVGLPRPDMCLFLRISPTEAAKRGGFGVERYENETMQSRVRELFQTLFDLQPNGDIHVVNAGRSFKEVSEEIRGKATDCIARVEIIGPLRKFDMVAA from the exons ATGTCAGAAAATACAATCAGCGGAGGAACGCGTGGGGCTCTCATTGTCGTCGAGGGCTTGGATCGAGCTGGAAAGTCAAGCCAGTGCGAGAACCTGCGCGACTACCTGCAAGAGTCAGGCCACTCAGTAAAATATGTTCGGTTTCCAG ACCGCACCACGGCCATTGGCAAACTAATTGATAGCTACTTACGTGGCCAGTCACAGTTGGACGACCACTCAAttcacctcctcttctctgccAACCGTTGGGAGATTGCCAAGGTTATTGAAGAAGACATAGCCAAAGGGATCACTGTGATTGTGGACCGTTATTCATACTCTGGTGCCGTATACTCTGCCGCAAAAGGAATTCCAACATTATCTCTTGGTTGGGCATGGCAGCCAGAAGTCGGATTGCCCCGACCAGATAtgtgccttttccttcgtaTCTCCCCTACAGAAGCCGCAAAGCGGGGCGGATTTGGCGTGGAGCGGTATGAAAATGAAACCATGCAGAGCCGTGTGCGCGAGCTCTTCCAGACTTTATTTGACCTGCAACCCAACGGCGACATCCACGTTGTGAATGCAGGAAGATCATTCAAAGAAGTATCAGAAGAGATTCGAGGCAAAGCAACTGACTGTATAGCACGCGTTGAGATTATTGGGCCTTTGCGAAAGTTTGACATGGTTGCAGCTTGA
- a CDS encoding GIY-YIG type nuclease gives MANVDDVHTKPIPAFYCCYLLRSTVRQTSLYIGSTPHPSRRLAQHNGVSRGGARKTANDKRPWEMVLIVEGFMNRTAALQFEWAWQKPGKSRHLGDDDNTESAREKGKTRPRGPARSLKGHLENLHALLRATYFSGLPLRVRFFADDVHQLWRVWSDRIDGFIPEHIKVIPDGSCVENRQPGIEYLRVGSVEHIQVDYSKIHSYLEKTTFQLDDPEDLQCKVCQAPVVPKEELVLVCPQTRCYCVSHLLCLSARFLDSTKDRGRLIPISGKCPGCHKTIQWSLMMQELSFRTRGAKELQAILRKKKRGDCRVKDVPEKDTDDVGTVTAEYCDFPESVGGSIEGPGDASDESTHDDVRLDDDWYESLGIESDHEIADWSESHPAMPTRVEIVIEDSDCDNTG, from the exons ATGGCCAATGTAGACGACGTTCATACAAAACCGATCCCGGCCTTTTATTGCTGTTATCTTCTCCGATCAACCGTTCGGCAAACTTCTCTATACATCGGCTCTACTCCTCACCCATCTAGACGGCTTGCGCAGCACAATGGTGTCTCAAGAGGCGGAGCACGTAAAACTGCAAATGACAAGAGACCTTGGGAAATGGTGCTCATTGTAGAAGGCTTCATGAATCGGACTGCTGCCTTACAGTTTGA GTGGGCATGGCAGAAACCAGGCAAATCTCGCCATCTTGGTGATGACGATAATACGGAATCTGCTCGAGAGAAGGGTAAAACCCGGCCTCGTGGCCCCGCGAGGTCCTTGAAAGGGCACTTGGAAAATTTGCACGCTTTGCTACGGGCGACATACTTCTCTGGTCTGCCCCTCAGAGTACGATTCTTTGCTGACGACGTTCATCAACTGTGGAGGGTCTGGAGTGATCGCATCGATGGTTTCATTCCAGAGCACATCAAAGTTATCCCAGATGGTAGCTGTGTCGAGAATAGGCAGCCTGGTATCGAGTACCTGAGAGTAGGTAGCGTCGAACACATTCAGGTTGACTATAGTAAAATACATAGTTACCTGGAGAAGACAACATTTCAACTGGACGACCCAGAAGACTTGCAGTGCAAAGTTTGCCAGGCACCAGTTGTCCCAAAGGAAGAGCTGGTACTCGTCTGCCCTCAGACGCGCTGTTACTGCGTAAGTCATTTATTATGCCTATCGGCTAGGTTCTTAGATTCTACCAAAGACCGGGGAAGACTCATTCCCATATCGGGCAAATGCCCTGGATGCCACAAAACTATTCAATGGTCCCTGATGATGCAGGAATTGAGTTTCCGGACCCGAGGAGCAAAGGAATTGCAGGCTATtttgaggaagaagaaacgagGGGACTGCAGGGTAAAAGACGTTCCGGAAAAGGACACTGATGATGTGGGGACAGTTACTGCAGAATACTGTGACTTTCCTGAGTCAGTTGGTGGATCAATAGAAGGGCCAGGCGATGCCTCCGATGAAAGTACCCACGACGACGTCCGTCTAGATGATGACTGGTATGAGTCGCTGGGCATCGAATCAGACCATGAGATCGCTGATTGGTCGGAAAGCCATCCTGCAATGCCCACACGAGTCGAAATAGTCATTGAGGATAGCGATTGTGATAATACAGGATAG